Proteins from a single region of Gossypium arboreum isolate Shixiya-1 chromosome 1, ASM2569848v2, whole genome shotgun sequence:
- the LOC108480910 gene encoding uncharacterized protein LOC108480910, with product MVKSQRPPSGRTNLASCIVATIFLIFLVIIVLIVYFTVFKPKDPKIYVNSIQLPSFSVGNNSVSFTFSQYVTVNNPNRATFSHYDSTIQLLYSGSQVGFMFIPAGKIESGQTQYMAATFAVQSFPLAQPNQAAAATTIPIPGATTTVAAKMTGPVGVTAGFGGGNNVNRVGPTMEIDSRMELAGRIRVLNVFAHHVDAKSECRVTVAVNDGSVLGFHC from the coding sequence ATGGTGAAGTCTCAAAGGCCGCCATCTGGCCGTACAAATCTGGCATCATGTATTGTAGCAACCATTTTCTTGATCTTTCTTGTAATCATTGTTCTCATTGTTTATTTCACCGTTTTTAAACCCAAAGACCCTAAGATTTACGTTAATTCCATCCAGCTCCCTTCTTTTTCCGTCGGCAACAACTCCGTCAGCTTCACTTTCTCTCAATACGTCACCGTTAACAACCCTAACAGAGCCACTTTTTCTCACTACGACAGCACTATTCAGCTCCTTTACTCCGGATCTCAAGTCGGGTTCATGTTCATACCCGCCGGGAAGATCGAGTCGGGTCAGACTCAATACATGGCCGCCACTTTTGCAGTTCAGTCATTTCCCTTGGCGCAACCGAATCAAGCGGCGGCGGCCACCACGATACCTATACCTGGTGCTACTACTACGGTGGCGGCGAAGATGACAGGGCCCGTTGGGGTGACAGCTGGGTTCGGCGGGGGTAATAATGTGAATCGAGTTGGACCAACGATGGAGATTGACTCTCGGATGGAATTAGCGGGTCGGATTCGGGTTCTAAATGTGTTCGCCCATCACGTGGATGCTAAATCGGAGTGTAGAGTCACCGTTGCTGTGAATGATGGGTCTGTTTTAGGGTTTCATTGctaa